Proteins from a single region of Macrotis lagotis isolate mMagLag1 chromosome 2, bilby.v1.9.chrom.fasta, whole genome shotgun sequence:
- the LUM gene encoding lumican, with protein MHLNVLLILALIGGISCNDYYDFDYPFGMYQLSSANCAPECNCPANYPTAMYCDEIKLKSMPIIPPGIKYLYLRNNMIESIEEKAFENVTDLEWLILDNNRLENSKIKGKIFSKLKQLKKLHINHNNLTEVVGPLPKSLEDLQLSYNKITKISPGHLDGLINLTFVNFQHNQLKEDAVSAAFKGVKNLEYLDLSFNQLSKLPTGLPVSLLTLYLDNNKISNIPDEYFKRFSTLQYLRLSHNELVDGGIPGNSFNISTLIELDLSYNKLKKIPAVNENLENYYLQVNNIDKFEVKSFCKVLGPVSYSKVKHLRLDGNLLTQAKLPSEMYDCLRVANDITLE; from the exons ATGCATTTAAATGTACTCCTCATTTTGGCATTGATCGGTGGCATCAGCTGCAACGATTACTATGATTTTGATTATCCTTTTGGCATGTATCAGCTGTCTTCAGCAAATTGTGCCCCAGAGTGTAACTGTCCAGCCAATTACCCAACAGCTATGTATTGTgatgaaataaaactgaaaagcatGCCCATCATACCTCCTGGGATCAAATATCTCTATCTCCGGAACAACATGATTGAATCCATTGAAGAAAAGGCATTTGAGAATGTCACTGATCTCGAGTGGCTCATCCTTGATAACAACCGCTTGGAAAACTCCAAGATCAAAGGGAAAATCTTCTCAAAGCTGAAACAGCTCAAGAAACTACACATCAACCACAACAACTTGACTGAAGTCGTGGGACCCCTTCCCAAATCTCTAGAAGACCTTCAGCTGTCCTATAACAAAATCACCAAGATCTCACCTGGCCACCTTGATGGTCTCATCAACCTGACCTTTGTCAATTTTCAGCACAACCAACTTAAAGAGGATGCAGTCTCAGCAGCTTTTAAAGGCGTGAAGAACCTTGAATATCTTGACTTGAGCTTCAATCAGTTGTCCAAGTTGCCCACCGGGCTTCCCGTTTCTCTGCTGACACTCTACCTGGACAACAATAAGATCAGCAATATACCCGATGAGTATTTCAAACGCTTTAGCACCCTGCAATACCTACGGTTGTCTCACAATGAGTTGGTTGATGGTGGAATCCCAGGCAATTCTTTCAATATCTCTACTCTCATCGAGTTGGATCTGTCCTataataaactgaagaaaattccAGCTGTCAACGAAAACCTTGAAAATTATTATCTCCAAGTCAATAATATTGATA AGTTTGAAGTGAAGAGTTTCTGCAAAGTTCTGGGTCCTGTATCCTATTCCAAAGTGAAACACCTACGACTGGATGGAAACCTCCTCACTCAGGCTAAGTTGCCTTCGGAAATGTATGATTGTCTTCGAGTCGCCAATGACATCACACTGGAATGA